The genomic region CACGAGCCGTGCGCGGCGGCCCGGGCGTTGGAGCCGCCGCGCTACTGCGCGCACTGCCGCCGCCGGATGAAGGTGCAGGTGCTTCCGGTCGGCTGGTCGGCGGTCTGCGTCGAGCACGGCGAGATCCGGGGCTGAGACGTGCTGCGGGGGCGTGCGGTGACGTTGCGGCCGGTGACGGACGACGACGTGCCGGCTCTCGCGGCGGTCCGGGCCGATCCGGAGGTACGCCGGTGGTGGCGCGGCGGTGACGACCTGGCCGACTCGGTCCGCGCCGACCTGGCCGACGACCAGCTGACGCTGTACGCCATCGAGCACGACGGCCGGGTGATCGGCGCG from Micromonospora profundi harbors:
- the bsaP gene encoding biotin synthase auxiliary protein BsaP, which translates into the protein MTELVEAVPAHRWCDRCGEDTATGGHEPCAAARALEPPRYCAHCRRRMKVQVLPVGWSAVCVEHGEIRG